The Synechococcus sp. MVIR-18-1 region GATCAAAATCACTGGAGTTTGACAAGCCTTCAAGGACGTTGGCTTGTCGTTTACTTTTATCCGAGAGATTTCACCTCTGGTTGCACAATCGAAGCTCATGGCTTTCAGGAAGCATTGCCAGAGTTCAAAAAGCAAAGAGCAGAGGTTGTTGCTATCAGTGCTGACTCAGTAAGCGATCATGAATCATTTTGTAGTTCTGAGGAGCTGAAGTTCCCTTTACTTTCAGACCCTGATGGTGTTGTAAGCAAAGCTTACGGCTCTTGGATGGCGCCATACTCGATGCGCCATACATTCCTTATTGATCCAGAGTCTGTGCTTCAAGCTGCTTGGACAGGAGTTCGACCAGTTGGTCATGCCAACGAGGTGCTCAGCCGTCTCAAGGAGTTACAAACCGGGTAAGTCCTCTGCGCGTGTTAGAGATGGGACGTAGACCATGACTCGGCAGAGTCAGTAAAGGGAGGTGAAGCATGGCGGTCACAAAAGGACAAAGTCCTTTCATTCTTCTGTACCATCGCACGCCATTTGATGAAGGAAAGGATGAAAAGGGCAACAGAATTTGGTGTGATCAGAAAAGTCCAAACGGAATCATCCCAACGCTTAGAAATTTATTTCGTACGCGAAAAAATGGGACATGGATTGCTTGGAGAAAAGTAGACAAGGTTGAGGATTCAGCTGATGAAAGTATCGCGATGTCTGATCCGAAACCATTTACATTGTGCAGAATTCCATTAGAAGATAATCAGATATCAAGTTTTTATCATGTCACGTCAAAAGAATCTTTTTGGCCCATACTTCATACCTTCCCAACCCATTTTAACGTTAATAACGCCGACTGGGGAATCTTTGAAGAAGTTAATCTACGTTTTGCTAAAGCTGCTTGTCATCAAGCCGCAGATTCAGCAACTGTGTGGGTTCATGACTACAATTTGTGGCTTGTTCCTGGTTATATCAGAGAATTAAGGCCTGACCTAAAGATTGCATTCTTCCATCACACACCATTCCCTGGAAATGATGTCTTTGCAATTTTACCTTGGCGCGAACAAATTCTTGAAAGTCTCCTTAGTTGCGATGTAGTAGGGTTTCATATTCCGCGTTATACCGAAAACTTCGCGCGAGCTGCCAACTGTTTATTAGGTGCAAAGAAAGGATCCAAGATACCTGTCAATTCAAGATTCGCTCCAACCGGTTCAGCTTTAACGGAGCCATCTGAAACTCCTTATTTACATTACAAAGGACGAAAGATACAACTCTTGTCATCGCCTGTTGGGACATCACCCGATGTTATCCAAGAGCTTGCAGCACGTGCTGATGTTCAAGAATTAGCCGATCAGATAGATGATGACACCAAGAAGGGTAGAAAACT contains the following coding sequences:
- a CDS encoding peroxiredoxin, which encodes MKRRSLLQTAVLGAGIFLLAPARVRALGGTSPEIGIKAPDFDLLGFSSVNPDQNHWSLTSLQGRWLVVYFYPRDFTSGCTIEAHGFQEALPEFKKQRAEVVAISADSVSDHESFCSSEELKFPLLSDPDGVVSKAYGSWMAPYSMRHTFLIDPESVLQAAWTGVRPVGHANEVLSRLKELQTG
- the ggpS gene encoding glucosylglycerol-phosphate synthase, with protein sequence MAVTKGQSPFILLYHRTPFDEGKDEKGNRIWCDQKSPNGIIPTLRNLFRTRKNGTWIAWRKVDKVEDSADESIAMSDPKPFTLCRIPLEDNQISSFYHVTSKESFWPILHTFPTHFNVNNADWGIFEEVNLRFAKAACHQAADSATVWVHDYNLWLVPGYIRELRPDLKIAFFHHTPFPGNDVFAILPWREQILESLLSCDVVGFHIPRYTENFARAANCLLGAKKGSKIPVNSRFAPTGSALTEPSETPYLHYKGRKIQLLSSPVGTSPDVIQELAARADVQELADQIDDDTKKGRKLILSASRVDYTKGNEELLLAFERLLEHRPDWHGKVVLMLACVAAASGMKIYEETQRTIEETAGRINGRFSLIDWVPIRFSTRRIPYEEMVAWFTRSDICWITPLRDGLNLVAKEYAAARKDRGGVLVLSEFTGASVVLDGAILTNPYSHRQMDEAIERALEMPEDEQLKRMSRMSSAVESFTVSDWVSEQMDALETQNCDD